In one Lysobacter alkalisoli genomic region, the following are encoded:
- the tsaE gene encoding tRNA (adenosine(37)-N6)-threonylcarbamoyltransferase complex ATPase subunit type 1 TsaE — MTSATRELYLADPAATEDLGRELARTRPARAVVHLRGDLGSGKSTLARALLRELGVTGTIRSPTYTLVERYPLAEGGEAWHLDLYRIADAGELEYLGLDADGVALWLVEWPERGAGALPPADLLVELAMEGEGRHAHLVPASAAGASWLARSSADG, encoded by the coding sequence ATGACCTCGGCGACCCGAGAACTGTATCTGGCCGACCCGGCCGCCACCGAGGACCTCGGCCGCGAACTGGCGCGAACCCGGCCGGCGCGGGCCGTCGTGCATCTGCGTGGCGACCTCGGCAGCGGCAAATCGACGTTGGCCCGAGCGCTGCTGCGGGAACTGGGAGTGACCGGCACCATCCGCAGCCCGACCTATACCCTGGTCGAACGCTATCCGCTGGCCGAGGGCGGTGAAGCCTGGCACCTGGACCTGTACCGCATTGCCGATGCCGGCGAGCTCGAGTATCTGGGCCTGGACGCCGACGGTGTCGCGCTGTGGCTGGTCGAATGGCCGGAGCGGGGCGCCGGAGCGCTGCCGCCGGCCGATCTGCTTGTCGAGTTGGCGATGGAGGGCGAAGGCCGTCATGCCCATCTGGTCCCGGCGTCGGCTGCCGGGGCGAGCTGGCTGGCCAGATCGTCTGCCGACGGCTGA
- a CDS encoding N-acetylmuramoyl-L-alanine amidase encodes MRVRGATVQKFLLAMALLGALAWNLAHASQINDLQLSSGATGTRAEILLDTEGEIRTLSLSGPDRLVVDLPGSQLARNLRLPAGAGVVKAVRTGQPVPGTTRIVFDLAQPVAVLKPRLEPGAKGPTLVLEWPDDGAPVASQSAATPVTPASATPVQHTPAQDTPAQAVPATTQGAPGPATVNDAAGAQANIDAAASAAATTRLISELAAKAATAERQAQTPAAAAPSAVPPPTLASADPATRPPLPVTPAPATSGQPQGLPRGGPMRPLIIAIDAGHGGQDPGAIGPNGKREKDVTLAIARELARQVNATPGLKAYLTRDSDVFIPLHRRTQLARQAKADMFVSIHADAAENRNAKGSSVYVLSLKGASSQRARWLADKENASDLIGGVRLEQTNSTLANVLLDLTQSGQMRASEDAAIQVLNGLKRIGNNHKPNIERANFAVLRTSDMPAMLVETAFISNADEERRLIDPAFQRQLARAMLDGVNTYFVRQPPPGTLYAARASADSGGGGDTGGAGGSP; translated from the coding sequence ATGCGAGTCAGGGGCGCCACCGTACAGAAATTCCTGCTGGCCATGGCGCTGCTTGGCGCATTGGCCTGGAACCTCGCGCACGCCTCGCAAATCAATGACTTGCAGCTCAGTTCAGGTGCCACCGGGACCCGAGCCGAGATCTTGCTGGACACCGAGGGCGAGATCCGCACCCTCAGCCTGTCCGGGCCGGACCGGCTGGTCGTCGACCTGCCAGGCTCCCAACTGGCCCGCAATCTGCGCTTGCCGGCCGGTGCCGGCGTGGTCAAGGCCGTGCGTACAGGCCAGCCGGTGCCCGGCACCACCCGTATCGTGTTCGATCTTGCCCAGCCGGTCGCCGTGCTCAAGCCAAGGCTCGAACCGGGTGCGAAAGGGCCGACCCTGGTGCTGGAATGGCCGGACGACGGCGCTCCGGTGGCATCGCAGAGTGCAGCGACACCTGTCACCCCGGCTTCCGCTACGCCGGTGCAACATACGCCTGCACAAGACACGCCCGCACAAGCGGTTCCGGCCACGACTCAAGGCGCTCCTGGTCCGGCCACGGTGAACGACGCCGCTGGCGCGCAGGCGAATATCGATGCCGCCGCTTCCGCAGCCGCGACGACCCGGTTGATCAGCGAGTTGGCCGCCAAGGCTGCCACCGCCGAACGACAGGCGCAGACACCTGCCGCGGCGGCGCCTTCGGCCGTCCCGCCTCCAACGCTGGCCAGCGCTGATCCGGCCACGCGGCCGCCGCTGCCGGTGACTCCGGCGCCTGCCACCAGCGGCCAGCCGCAGGGACTGCCGCGTGGCGGACCGATGCGTCCTCTGATCATCGCCATCGATGCAGGCCACGGCGGCCAGGACCCCGGAGCGATCGGCCCCAACGGCAAGCGCGAGAAGGACGTGACCCTCGCCATCGCCCGTGAACTAGCGCGTCAGGTCAATGCCACCCCCGGCCTCAAGGCCTACCTGACCCGGGACAGTGACGTATTCATTCCGCTGCACCGGCGCACCCAGCTCGCCCGCCAGGCCAAGGCCGACATGTTCGTGTCGATTCATGCCGATGCCGCCGAGAACCGCAATGCCAAGGGGTCCTCGGTCTACGTGCTTTCGCTCAAGGGCGCCTCGTCGCAGCGCGCACGTTGGCTGGCCGACAAGGAGAATGCATCCGACCTGATCGGTGGGGTGAGACTGGAGCAGACCAACAGCACCCTGGCCAATGTCCTGCTCGACCTGACCCAGAGCGGCCAGATGCGGGCGTCCGAGGATGCCGCCATCCAGGTGCTCAACGGGCTCAAGCGTATCGGCAACAACCACAAGCCGAATATCGAGCGCGCGAACTTCGCCGTGCTGCGCACCTCCGACATGCCGGCGATGCTGGTCGAGACCGCCTTCATCTCCAATGCGGATGAAGAGCGCCGCCTGATCGACCCTGCGTTCCAGCGCCAGCTCGCGCGTGCGATGCTCGATGGTGTCAATACCTACTTCGTGCGCCAGCCGCCGCCCGGAACCCTGTACGCAGCCCGCGCCAGTGCCGACTCGGGCGGTGGGGGTGATACTGGCGGTGCCGGCGGCAGTCCCTGA
- the mutL gene encoding DNA mismatch repair endonuclease MutL produces MTIRQLPDTLINQIAAGEVVERPASVVKELVENALDAGATRVDIDLEEGGVRLIRIRDNGGGITPDELPLAVSRHATSKIASLDDLEGVATLGFRGEALPSIASVSRFSLSSRRADAGHGSVLEVDGGRVGEITPKPHPQGTTVEVRDLFFNVPARRKFLRAERTELGHIEEWLRQLALARPDVELRVTHNGKPSRRWKGEGDLLSGTRLHEALGEEFARNALRVDHAAAGLRLHGWIAQPAYNRASTDQQYLFVNGRAVRDRSVAHAVRQAYSDVLFHGRHPAYVLFLELDPRRVDVNVHPAKHEVRFRDARLIHDFVYRTLHEALADTRAGIQTGTGMPAGDHAATALSSGISSGHASNTGYMPQSPLGLQVAEARAGYAALYGNGAASTAAPAMPLSQPLPASDDATLPPLGYALAQLHGIYILAESVEGLIVVDMHAAHERIGYEKLKAAHDGEGLRTQPLLVPATLAVSEREADVAEREAATLAELGFEVTRSGPQSLTLRSVPALLAHGDVEALLRDVLADLREHGESRRVAAARDELLSTMACHGAVRANRRLTLPEMNALLREMEATERSGQCNHGRPTWARFSLPEIDKWFLRGR; encoded by the coding sequence GTGACGATCCGCCAGCTCCCCGACACCCTCATCAACCAGATCGCTGCCGGCGAAGTTGTCGAACGGCCGGCCTCGGTAGTCAAGGAACTGGTCGAAAACGCGCTCGATGCCGGCGCGACCCGCGTCGACATCGATCTGGAGGAAGGTGGCGTCCGCCTGATCCGCATCCGCGACAATGGTGGAGGCATCACTCCCGACGAGTTGCCGCTGGCGGTGTCGCGGCATGCGACCAGCAAGATCGCTTCGCTGGACGACCTGGAGGGTGTTGCCACCCTCGGGTTCCGCGGCGAGGCGCTGCCGTCGATCGCATCGGTCAGCCGTTTCTCCCTGTCCAGCCGCCGGGCCGATGCCGGCCATGGCAGCGTGCTCGAGGTCGATGGTGGCCGGGTCGGCGAGATCACGCCCAAACCGCATCCGCAGGGCACCACGGTCGAGGTACGCGACCTGTTCTTCAACGTGCCGGCGCGGCGCAAGTTCCTGCGCGCCGAGCGCACCGAACTCGGCCACATCGAGGAGTGGCTGCGCCAGCTCGCGCTGGCGCGACCGGATGTCGAGCTGCGCGTGACCCACAACGGCAAACCGTCGCGGCGCTGGAAGGGCGAGGGGGATCTGCTCTCCGGCACCCGGCTGCACGAAGCCCTGGGCGAGGAGTTCGCGCGCAATGCCCTGCGCGTCGACCACGCCGCTGCCGGCCTGCGCCTGCACGGCTGGATCGCGCAGCCGGCCTACAATCGCGCCAGCACCGACCAGCAATACCTGTTCGTCAACGGCCGGGCGGTGCGCGATCGCAGCGTCGCCCATGCGGTCAGGCAGGCATATTCCGACGTGCTGTTCCACGGCCGGCATCCGGCCTATGTGCTGTTCCTCGAACTCGATCCGCGCCGGGTCGATGTCAACGTGCATCCGGCCAAGCACGAGGTGCGGTTCCGCGATGCTCGCCTGATCCACGATTTCGTCTACCGGACCCTGCACGAGGCGCTGGCCGATACCCGCGCCGGCATCCAGACCGGCACGGGCATGCCGGCCGGCGACCACGCGGCCACTGCGCTTTCCAGCGGCATCTCGTCCGGCCATGCCTCCAATACCGGCTACATGCCGCAGTCGCCGCTTGGCCTGCAGGTAGCGGAGGCACGCGCAGGCTACGCCGCGCTCTATGGCAATGGCGCGGCATCGACCGCAGCACCGGCGATGCCGCTGTCGCAACCGTTGCCGGCCAGCGACGACGCCACCCTGCCGCCGCTCGGCTACGCGCTCGCGCAACTGCACGGCATCTACATCCTGGCCGAAAGCGTCGAAGGCCTGATCGTGGTCGACATGCATGCCGCCCACGAGCGTATCGGCTACGAGAAGCTCAAGGCCGCGCACGACGGCGAGGGCCTGCGCACCCAGCCGTTGCTGGTGCCGGCCACGCTGGCGGTGTCCGAGCGCGAGGCCGACGTGGCCGAGCGCGAGGCGGCGACCCTGGCCGAGCTGGGTTTCGAGGTCACCCGCAGCGGCCCGCAGTCGCTCACCCTGCGCAGCGTGCCGGCGCTGCTCGCACACGGCGACGTCGAGGCGTTGCTGCGCGACGTGCTGGCCGACCTGCGCGAACATGGCGAATCCAGGCGGGTGGCGGCGGCGCGCGACGAGCTGCTGTCCACCATGGCCTGCCATGGCGCGGTCCGTGCCAACCGCCGTCTCACTCTGCCCGAGATGAATGCCCTGTTGCGGGAAATGGAAGCCACCGAACGTTCCGGCCAATGCAATCATGGGCGTCCGACCTGGGCGCGCTTCAGTCTGCCCGAGATCGACAAGTGGTTTCTGCGAGGACGCTGA
- a CDS encoding DUF1684 domain-containing protein has translation MMNKWMMAGVLAMSMMTGGCGGSGTTGSDAAGVDAGVADPAFVAEQQRWRSQRAARLTAPDGWTTLVGLHWIDTGAHYLGSGARNGIRLAVGPEHLGMLELTRQGRLRFVPEQGVELTLDGEPLMTGEVMLRADDDAEGASVIGFDEDRGQAMVLKRGNRHALRVRHADAATRTGFKGIDYWPVDGSWRIPGRFIAHPRGKTLPIVNLVGTTDEMSNPGVVEFERGGQTYRLEALDEGGEQLFLILADRTSGHDSYGAGRYLYAAKPDPQGRVTLDFNQAYNPPCAFTAFATCPLPPHENRLDLAITAGEKAYSFSTN, from the coding sequence ATGATGAACAAGTGGATGATGGCCGGGGTATTGGCAATGAGCATGATGACGGGTGGATGTGGCGGTTCCGGCACGACCGGGAGTGATGCGGCAGGTGTGGACGCCGGTGTGGCCGACCCGGCGTTCGTCGCCGAACAGCAGCGCTGGCGTTCGCAGCGTGCGGCACGGCTGACCGCGCCCGATGGTTGGACCACCCTGGTCGGCTTGCACTGGATCGACACCGGCGCGCACTACCTCGGCAGCGGCGCCCGCAATGGCATCCGCCTGGCGGTCGGGCCGGAACATCTGGGCATGCTCGAACTGACCCGCCAGGGCCGGTTGCGCTTCGTGCCGGAACAGGGAGTCGAGTTGACCCTGGATGGCGAGCCCCTGATGACCGGTGAGGTGATGCTTCGTGCCGACGACGATGCCGAAGGCGCAAGCGTGATCGGCTTCGACGAGGACAGGGGGCAGGCGATGGTGCTCAAGCGTGGCAATCGTCATGCGCTGCGGGTGAGGCACGCCGATGCAGCGACCCGTACCGGCTTCAAGGGCATCGACTACTGGCCGGTCGACGGCTCGTGGCGGATCCCGGGGCGCTTCATTGCCCATCCGCGAGGCAAGACGCTGCCGATCGTCAACCTGGTCGGCACCACCGACGAGATGTCCAATCCCGGCGTGGTCGAGTTCGAGCGTGGCGGCCAGACCTACCGCCTGGAAGCGCTGGACGAGGGCGGTGAACAGCTGTTCCTGATCCTGGCCGACCGTACCAGCGGGCACGACAGCTATGGCGCCGGCCGTTACCTCTACGCGGCCAAGCCCGACCCCCAGGGACGGGTGACGCTCGACTTCAACCAGGCCTACAACCCGCCTTGTGCGTTCACCGCGTTCGCGACATGTCCGCTGCCGCCGCACGAGAACCGCCTCGACCTGGCCATCACTGCCGGCGAGAAGGCCTACAGCTTCTCCACCAACTGA
- a CDS encoding TraB/GumN family protein, translating to MPQSLVLLAALYVSGIVPAAADGPVGGGVGMQAVEAEIEAPASPVPLLWKVSDEDNSVYLLGSFHLLKADDHPLSEDIEVAFEDAERLAFEVPPEQVDDPANATLFLQAAAYADGRRLSDVVPPEAHAKLVAMLDQAGMPAAAFETFEPWFVNLTLVLGMAQPMGFSGAHGLDQHFMKRAKAAGKPSIGLESIERQVAVLDGTPMDEQVASLVELVDDPAALAEQLTKLHEAWRSGDAATLQQVAIDEMKEKTPESYRMINVERNQAWLPQLRAMLDESDSDDVLVVVGAMHLLGEDGLVEGLRDAGYGVERICSACEQGMGE from the coding sequence ATGCCCCAATCCCTTGTCCTGCTGGCCGCGCTGTACGTGTCCGGGATCGTCCCGGCTGCCGCGGACGGACCTGTCGGCGGGGGCGTGGGAATGCAGGCCGTGGAGGCAGAGATAGAGGCGCCTGCATCGCCGGTGCCGCTGTTGTGGAAGGTGTCGGACGAGGACAACTCGGTCTACCTGCTGGGCTCGTTCCACCTGCTCAAGGCCGATGACCATCCGTTGTCGGAGGACATCGAGGTTGCCTTCGAGGATGCCGAGCGCCTGGCATTCGAGGTGCCGCCGGAGCAGGTCGACGATCCCGCCAACGCAACCTTGTTCCTGCAGGCGGCGGCCTACGCGGATGGTCGCAGGCTGAGCGATGTGGTGCCGCCCGAGGCCCACGCGAAGCTGGTCGCGATGCTGGACCAGGCCGGGATGCCGGCCGCTGCGTTCGAGACCTTCGAACCGTGGTTCGTGAACCTGACACTGGTGCTGGGCATGGCGCAGCCCATGGGCTTCAGCGGCGCCCATGGGCTGGACCAGCATTTCATGAAGCGTGCGAAAGCAGCCGGAAAACCGTCGATCGGCCTTGAAAGCATCGAACGACAGGTGGCAGTGCTCGACGGCACGCCGATGGACGAGCAGGTGGCCAGCCTGGTCGAGCTGGTCGATGACCCGGCCGCGCTGGCCGAGCAGCTCACGAAACTGCACGAGGCCTGGCGTAGCGGCGACGCCGCGACGCTGCAGCAGGTGGCCATCGACGAAATGAAGGAAAAGACACCGGAGTCGTACCGGATGATCAACGTCGAGCGCAACCAGGCCTGGCTGCCGCAGTTGCGGGCGATGCTCGACGAATCCGACAGCGATGACGTGCTGGTCGTGGTCGGTGCCATGCACCTGCTCGGCGAAGACGGTCTGGTCGAGGGGCTGCGCGACGCCGGTTATGGAGTGGAACGGATCTGTTCGGCGTGTGAGCAGGGGATGGGTGAATGA
- a CDS encoding NIPSNAP family protein produces the protein MNRLLEIRSYKLKPGAGGDFHRLVSERSAPLHADWGIDVVAFGQSLHDPDAYYLMRAYKDQADLEASQAAFYGSAAWREGPREAIVALIESDANAVMWLDNDAIALLRDARGAAL, from the coding sequence ATGAACCGTCTGCTCGAAATCCGCTCCTACAAGCTGAAGCCCGGCGCCGGCGGTGATTTCCACCGCCTCGTCTCAGAGCGGAGCGCCCCGCTGCACGCCGACTGGGGTATCGATGTCGTTGCTTTCGGTCAGTCGCTGCACGATCCGGATGCGTATTACCTGATGCGCGCGTACAAGGACCAGGCGGACCTGGAGGCGTCGCAGGCGGCGTTCTACGGCTCCGCCGCCTGGCGCGAAGGGCCGCGCGAGGCGATCGTTGCCTTGATCGAGTCCGATGCGAATGCCGTGATGTGGCTGGACAACGACGCGATAGCGCTTCTGCGCGACGCTCGCGGCGCCGCGCTCTGA
- the rnfB gene encoding Rnf electron transport complex subunit RnfB codes for MDRAERLDRILPQTQCRQCGFDGCRPYAEAMAKGEADIDRCPPGGDAGARALACVLGVPAKPFDRRRGQHHATPPVALIVEADCIGCTKCIQACPVDAIIGASKLMHTVTEPLCTGCELCVPACPVDCIVLVDACPSGQPAN; via the coding sequence ATGGACCGCGCCGAACGCCTCGACCGTATCCTGCCGCAGACCCAGTGTCGGCAGTGCGGTTTCGACGGCTGTCGGCCCTATGCCGAGGCAATGGCGAAGGGCGAGGCGGACATCGACCGTTGCCCGCCCGGCGGCGATGCCGGCGCCCGCGCGCTGGCCTGCGTGCTCGGCGTGCCGGCGAAGCCTTTCGACCGCCGCCGCGGCCAGCACCACGCCACGCCGCCGGTCGCGTTGATCGTCGAGGCCGACTGCATCGGCTGCACCAAGTGCATCCAGGCCTGCCCGGTCGACGCGATCATCGGTGCCAGCAAGCTGATGCACACCGTGACCGAACCGCTGTGCACCGGTTGTGAGTTGTGCGTGCCGGCCTGCCCGGTCGACTGCATCGTGTTAGTGGATGCCTGCCCGAGCGGACAGCCGGCGAACTGA
- the metG gene encoding methionine--tRNA ligase — MSREFVVTCALPYANGHLHLGHLVGYIQGDIWSRAQRLAGHTAHFVCADDTHGTPIMLAAEKAGKTPEDFIAGIQASHERDFAAFGVAFDHYDSTHSARNRTLVQAIYRKLEAAGHIGRRSVAQLYDPEKGMFLPDRYVKGICPNCGTPDQYGDNCENCGATYAPTDLKEPRSVLSGATPELRESEHFFFEVGRFEAFLREWMADDVALPGVKAKLMEWLDADGGLRAWDISRDAPYFGFEIPGHPGKYLYVWLDAPIGYLSSFQALCEQRGLDFESYLSPDSPAELHHFIGKDIVNFHGLFWPAVLHGSGHRAPTRLHVNGYLTVDGAKMSKSRGTFVMARTYLDVGLDPEALRYYYAAKTSGGVDDIDLNLSDFIARVNSDLVGKFANLASRCAGFIGKRFDGQLATALPEPAMYARFVEQLQPIAAAYARNEAATALRLTMALADEANKYIDEHKPWVLAKQEGMDAELHAVCTQALNLFRVLNTALKPVLPRVTGEAEAFLAAPVAHWDEVKSPLLGHRIAGYTPLFTRIDPKLIDAMTEASRDSLKPATDTVPAKATSGTTDAPTTIKIDDFAKLDLRIGKVLACEFVEGSDKLLRFELDAGELGKRQIFSGIRASYAEPDKLVGRSVVFIANLAPRKMRFGLSEGMILSAGFDGGTLALLDVDDGAQPGMPVR, encoded by the coding sequence ATGTCCCGCGAGTTCGTCGTCACCTGCGCCCTGCCCTATGCCAATGGCCACCTGCACCTGGGCCACCTGGTCGGTTACATCCAGGGCGACATCTGGTCGCGCGCGCAGCGCCTGGCCGGCCACACCGCGCACTTCGTCTGCGCTGACGACACCCACGGTACGCCGATCATGCTGGCCGCGGAAAAAGCCGGGAAGACGCCGGAAGATTTCATCGCCGGCATCCAGGCCAGCCACGAGCGCGACTTCGCCGCATTCGGAGTCGCCTTCGACCACTACGACTCGACCCACTCGGCTCGCAACAGGACGCTGGTACAGGCGATCTACCGCAAGCTGGAAGCGGCCGGCCATATCGGCCGGCGCTCGGTGGCACAGCTGTACGACCCCGAGAAGGGCATGTTCCTGCCCGATCGCTACGTCAAGGGCATCTGCCCGAACTGCGGCACGCCGGACCAGTACGGCGACAACTGCGAGAACTGCGGCGCGACCTACGCACCCACCGACCTGAAGGAACCGCGTTCGGTGCTCAGCGGCGCGACGCCGGAACTGCGCGAATCCGAACACTTCTTCTTCGAGGTCGGCCGGTTCGAGGCCTTCCTGCGCGAATGGATGGCCGACGACGTCGCCCTGCCCGGGGTCAAGGCCAAGCTGATGGAGTGGCTGGACGCCGATGGCGGCCTGCGCGCCTGGGACATCTCCCGCGACGCGCCCTACTTCGGCTTCGAGATTCCCGGCCATCCTGGCAAGTATCTGTACGTCTGGCTGGACGCCCCGATCGGCTACCTGTCGAGCTTCCAGGCCCTGTGCGAGCAGCGCGGGCTGGACTTCGAAAGCTACCTGTCGCCGGACAGCCCGGCCGAACTGCATCACTTCATCGGCAAGGACATCGTCAACTTCCATGGCCTGTTCTGGCCGGCGGTGCTGCACGGCAGCGGCCATCGCGCGCCGACGAGACTGCACGTCAACGGCTACCTGACCGTCGACGGCGCCAAGATGTCGAAGTCGCGCGGCACCTTCGTGATGGCGCGTACCTACCTCGATGTAGGCCTCGACCCCGAAGCCCTGCGCTACTACTACGCGGCCAAGACCAGCGGCGGCGTCGACGACATCGACCTGAACCTCTCCGACTTCATCGCCCGGGTGAACTCCGACCTGGTCGGCAAGTTCGCCAACCTCGCCAGCCGTTGCGCGGGCTTCATCGGCAAACGCTTCGACGGCCAGCTCGCGACCGCATTGCCGGAGCCGGCGATGTACGCCCGTTTCGTCGAGCAACTGCAGCCGATCGCCGCCGCCTACGCCCGCAACGAAGCGGCGACCGCATTGCGGTTGACGATGGCACTGGCCGACGAGGCCAACAAGTACATCGACGAACACAAGCCGTGGGTGCTGGCCAAGCAAGAGGGCATGGATGCCGAACTGCACGCCGTCTGCACCCAGGCACTGAACCTGTTCCGCGTGCTCAACACCGCGCTCAAGCCGGTGCTGCCGCGCGTGACCGGAGAAGCCGAAGCCTTCCTCGCCGCGCCGGTCGCGCACTGGGACGAGGTGAAGTCCCCGCTGCTCGGCCACCGCATCGCCGGCTACACCCCGCTGTTCACCCGTATCGACCCGAAACTGATCGACGCCATGACCGAAGCTTCCAGGGACTCCCTCAAACCCGCCACCGACACCGTGCCCGCCAAGGCCACGAGCGGAACCACCGACGCCCCCACGACGATCAAGATCGATGACTTCGCGAAGCTCGACCTGCGCATCGGCAAGGTGCTGGCGTGCGAATTCGTGGAAGGCTCGGACAAGCTGCTGCGTTTCGAGCTCGACGCCGGTGAGCTGGGCAAGCGCCAGATCTTCTCCGGCATCCGCGCCAGCTATGCTGAGCCGGACAAGCTGGTCGGCCGCAGCGTGGTGTTCATCGCCAATCTCGCCCCACGCAAGATGCGCTTCGGCCTCAGCGAGGGGATGATCCTGTCGGCCGGCTTCGACGGCGGCACGCTGGCCCTGCTCGACGTCGACGACGGCGCCCAGCCGGGAATGCCGGTGCGCTGA
- a CDS encoding DUF2147 domain-containing protein, translating into MRTKLLQIPVAALLLALSSGASAAEATGRWKTIDDQTGQAKSIVEITRSSSGIYTGRITELLNPSRPNPTCDKCKDDRKNQPITGMEIIRGMKADNATEFSGGTILKPDEGKVYKSKMELIEGGSKLKVSGCVAFICKSQVWVRQ; encoded by the coding sequence ATGCGCACAAAACTGCTTCAGATCCCGGTTGCCGCGCTGCTGCTGGCACTGTCGTCCGGCGCCAGCGCCGCCGAAGCCACTGGCCGTTGGAAAACCATCGATGACCAGACCGGACAAGCCAAGTCGATCGTCGAGATCACCCGCTCCAGCAGCGGCATCTACACTGGACGGATCACCGAGTTGCTCAACCCGAGCCGGCCCAATCCGACCTGCGACAAGTGCAAGGACGACCGCAAGAACCAGCCGATCACAGGGATGGAAATCATCCGCGGGATGAAGGCCGACAACGCGACCGAGTTCAGCGGCGGCACCATCCTCAAGCCTGACGAGGGCAAGGTCTACAAGTCGAAGATGGAGCTGATCGAGGGCGGCAGCAAGCTCAAGGTTTCCGGCTGTGTCGCCTTCATCTGCAAGTCGCAGGTCTGGGTCCGGCAGTAA